In a single window of the Jaculus jaculus isolate mJacJac1 chromosome 9, mJacJac1.mat.Y.cur, whole genome shotgun sequence genome:
- the Faap100 gene encoding Fanconi anemia core complex-associated protein 100 isoform X4, translated as MACGASRVHYLEGFCCPVGGLAAGKPRVLCHEEKVFLSTGREFVYVYDLEGGLLTAVYQFPDQVWHLQLLAPRSALYVLCARRGIYCLSLDPPSRRSWSQASEDREDGDLPYPVICVDPDACVLPDAALCAFTVLDDVLVTLRQGPTQWKMQLFERPCLGEEPQPGGQLGEVELSTCTPPAGIPEKPEVPHFLPVLCCMSPPGSQAPRSRPQGCGYFTLEEVLFGLLFGADATLLQSPVILCGLPDGQLCCVVLKALVTSRSAPGDPKALVKILHHLEEPVVFIGAVRTELRAQEAAEGEVLPDEDVYSNCLVALGHHGRTLAIKASWNESGNVVPELREYCLPGPVLCAVCGGDGHMYHSTPSDLCMVDLTQGSTPWGPEKPDGTLGSLPSVLYPASLSICSVVTLCVSPQTPAGGTELLALSAKGRLMTCSLDLKSEVPGSARMTVANAGQKIKELLLDIGDVSERVSFLKKAVDQRNKALTSLNEAMNVSCALLSSREGTRPISCTTTITWSRLELRDTLLATCLLENGSGFTLDQGWTLCIQVLTSSSALNLDAAGSAITYTIPVDRLSSGSRREVTLPLGPNESGVLDLPVTVSCSLFYSLREVVGGALAPSDPLEDSFLEDHPLDLPEQEGVCLPLSKRTVDMLQCLRFPSLASAPEQASFTSGPPRDPVDTFLETCQALGSEPASSASLRAKYLPPSTASIRVSAELLRSALEDGHSGSAAACS; from the exons ATGGCGTGCGGGGCTTCGCGCGTGCACTACCTGGAGGGCTTCTGTTGCCCAGTAGGGGGCCTAGCGGCGGGTAAGCCTCGCGTGCTATGCCACGAAGAGAAGGTCTTCCTGTCCACCGGGCGCGAGTTCGTCTACGTGTACGACCTGGAAGGCGGGCTGCTGACC GCGGTGTACCAGTTCCCCGACCAGGTGTGGCATCTGCAGCTCCTGGCCCCGCGTAGTGCACTCTATGTCCTGTGTGCACGCAGAGGCATCTACTGCCTGTCGCTGGACCCTCCGAGCAG AAGGTCTTGGAGCCAGGCTTCTGAGGACCGAGAGGATGGGGACCTCCCTTACCCTGTGATCTGTGTGGACCCAGATGCCTGTGTCCTTCCTGATGCTGCACTCTGTGCCTTCACTGTGCTTGATGATGTGCTGGTCACCCTGCGGCAGGGCCCCACCCAGTGGAAAATGCAGCTGTTTGAGCGCCCCTGTCTAGGGGAGGAGCCCCAGCCGGGAGGCCAGTTGGGTGAGGTGGAGTTGTCAACCTGCACCCCCCCAGCTGGGATTCCAGAGAAGCCTGAAGTCCCCCATTTCCTGCCAGTGTTGTGCTGCATGTCCCCGCCTGGCTCCCAAGCACCTCGCAGCCGCCCCCAGGGCTGTGGGTACTTCACGTTAGAGGAGGTTCTCTTTGGTCTACTCTTTGGAGCTGATGCCACCCTCTTGCAGTCACCTGTGATCCTGTGTGGTCTCCCTGATGGTCAGCTTTGCTGTGTGGTCCTGAAGGCCTTGGTCACCTCCAGATCAGCCCCTGGTGACCCCAAAGCCCTGGTCAAGATCCTCCATCACCTGGAGGAGCCCGTGGTCTTCATTGGGGCGGTGAGGACAGAGCTACGAGCCCAGGAAGCTGCAGAAGGAGAGGTGCTACCTGATGAGGATGTTTACTCCAACTGCTTGGTAGCCCTTGGTCACCACGGCCGGACACTGGCCATCAAGGCCAGCTGGAACGAATCAGGGAATGTGGTGCCCGAGCTTCGAGAGTACTGCCTCCCAGGGCCTGTGCTCTGTGCCGTCTGCGGTGGGGATGGCCACATGTACCACAGCACACCCTCAGACCTCTGCATGGTAGACCTGACTCAGGGAAGCACCCCCTGGGGTCCAGAGAAACCTGATGGGACCCTGGGGAGCCTGCCCTCCGTGCTGTACCCAGCCAGCTTGAGCATCTGCAGTGTTGTCACACTGTGTGTGTCACCACAGACGCCTGCAG GTGGCACTGAGCTCCTGGCCCTGTCTGCCAAAGGCCGCCTGATGACCTGCAGTCTGGACCTGAAATCTGAAGTGCCGGGTTCTGCCAGAATGACCGTGGCAAATGCAGGCCAGAAAATCAAGGAGCTGCTCTTGGACATCGGTGATGTCTCTGAGAG AGTGTCCTTTCTGAAGAAGGCAGTTGACCAAAGGAACAAGGCCCTGACAAGCCTCAATGAGGCCATGAACGTGAGCTGTGCCCTGCTGTCCAGCCGGGAGGGCACCCGGCCCATCTCGTGTACCACTACCATCACCTGGAGCCGCCTGGAGCTGCGGGACACGCTGCTGGCCACCTGCCTGTTAGAGAATGGTAGTGGCTTCACCCTGGACCAGGGCTGGACCTTGTGCATTCAGGTGCTCACCAGTTCCTCCGCCTTGAACCTGGATGCTGCTGGCTCGGCCATTACCTATACCATCCCAGTGGACAGGCTCAGCTCTGGCAGTCGGCGGGAGGTGACGCTACCCCTGGGCCCTAACGAGAGTGGCGTGCTCGACCTGCCGGTGACTGTGTCCTGCTCGCTCTTCTACAGCCTCAGGGAGGTAGTGGGTGGGGCCCTGGCTCCCTCGGATCCCCTGGAGGACTCATTCTTGGAGGATCATCCCCTCGACCTTCCTGAGCAGGAGGGTGTCTGCCTGCCTCTGAGCAAGCGTACGGTCGACATGCTGCAGTGCCTGCGCTTTCCCAGCCTGGCTTCAGCCCCTGAACAGGCATCCTTCACATCTGGCCCCCCCAGGGACCCCGTGGACACCTTCTTGGAGACCTGCCAGGCCTTGGGCAGTGAGCCGGCCAGCTCTGCCTCTCTGCGGGCCAAGTACCTGCCTCCATCCACAGCCTCCATCAGGGTGTCAGCAGAGCTTCTCAGATCTGCCCTGGAGGATGGTCACTCAG GGAGTGCAGCCGCCTGCTCTTAG
- the Faap100 gene encoding Fanconi anemia core complex-associated protein 100 isoform X1: MACGASRVHYLEGFCCPVGGLAAGKPRVLCHEEKVFLSTGREFVYVYDLEGGLLTAVYQFPDQVWHLQLLAPRSALYVLCARRGIYCLSLDPPSRRSWSQASEDREDGDLPYPVICVDPDACVLPDAALCAFTVLDDVLVTLRQGPTQWKMQLFERPCLGEEPQPGGQLGEVELSTCTPPAGIPEKPEVPHFLPVLCCMSPPGSQAPRSRPQGCGYFTLEEVLFGLLFGADATLLQSPVILCGLPDGQLCCVVLKALVTSRSAPGDPKALVKILHHLEEPVVFIGAVRTELRAQEAAEGEVLPDEDVYSNCLVALGHHGRTLAIKASWNESGNVVPELREYCLPGPVLCAVCGGDGHMYHSTPSDLCMVDLTQGSTPWGPEKPDGTLGSLPSVLYPASLSICSVVTLCVSPQTPAGGTELLALSAKGRLMTCSLDLKSEVPGSARMTVANAGQKIKELLLDIGDVSERVSFLKKAVDQRNKALTSLNEAMNVSCALLSSREGTRPISCTTTITWSRLELRDTLLATCLLENGSGFTLDQGWTLCIQVLTSSSALNLDAAGSAITYTIPVDRLSSGSRREVTLPLGPNESGVLDLPVTVSCSLFYSLREVVGGALAPSDPLEDSFLEDHPLDLPEQEGVCLPLSKRTVDMLQCLRFPSLASAPEQASFTSGPPRDPVDTFLETCQALGSEPASSASLRAKYLPPSTASIRVSAELLRSALEDGHSGSPLCSATLQWLLAENAAVDIVRAQELSSIQGVAPDGTDIHLIVREVAVTDLSPAGPIQAVEIQVESSSLADICRAHHAIIKRMKTMVTEHAAHGSSPPDLRMQYLHQIHANHEALLREVQTLRDRLCTGDEENSCAAAQRLLQVYKQLRNPSLVLL; this comes from the exons ATGGCGTGCGGGGCTTCGCGCGTGCACTACCTGGAGGGCTTCTGTTGCCCAGTAGGGGGCCTAGCGGCGGGTAAGCCTCGCGTGCTATGCCACGAAGAGAAGGTCTTCCTGTCCACCGGGCGCGAGTTCGTCTACGTGTACGACCTGGAAGGCGGGCTGCTGACC GCGGTGTACCAGTTCCCCGACCAGGTGTGGCATCTGCAGCTCCTGGCCCCGCGTAGTGCACTCTATGTCCTGTGTGCACGCAGAGGCATCTACTGCCTGTCGCTGGACCCTCCGAGCAG AAGGTCTTGGAGCCAGGCTTCTGAGGACCGAGAGGATGGGGACCTCCCTTACCCTGTGATCTGTGTGGACCCAGATGCCTGTGTCCTTCCTGATGCTGCACTCTGTGCCTTCACTGTGCTTGATGATGTGCTGGTCACCCTGCGGCAGGGCCCCACCCAGTGGAAAATGCAGCTGTTTGAGCGCCCCTGTCTAGGGGAGGAGCCCCAGCCGGGAGGCCAGTTGGGTGAGGTGGAGTTGTCAACCTGCACCCCCCCAGCTGGGATTCCAGAGAAGCCTGAAGTCCCCCATTTCCTGCCAGTGTTGTGCTGCATGTCCCCGCCTGGCTCCCAAGCACCTCGCAGCCGCCCCCAGGGCTGTGGGTACTTCACGTTAGAGGAGGTTCTCTTTGGTCTACTCTTTGGAGCTGATGCCACCCTCTTGCAGTCACCTGTGATCCTGTGTGGTCTCCCTGATGGTCAGCTTTGCTGTGTGGTCCTGAAGGCCTTGGTCACCTCCAGATCAGCCCCTGGTGACCCCAAAGCCCTGGTCAAGATCCTCCATCACCTGGAGGAGCCCGTGGTCTTCATTGGGGCGGTGAGGACAGAGCTACGAGCCCAGGAAGCTGCAGAAGGAGAGGTGCTACCTGATGAGGATGTTTACTCCAACTGCTTGGTAGCCCTTGGTCACCACGGCCGGACACTGGCCATCAAGGCCAGCTGGAACGAATCAGGGAATGTGGTGCCCGAGCTTCGAGAGTACTGCCTCCCAGGGCCTGTGCTCTGTGCCGTCTGCGGTGGGGATGGCCACATGTACCACAGCACACCCTCAGACCTCTGCATGGTAGACCTGACTCAGGGAAGCACCCCCTGGGGTCCAGAGAAACCTGATGGGACCCTGGGGAGCCTGCCCTCCGTGCTGTACCCAGCCAGCTTGAGCATCTGCAGTGTTGTCACACTGTGTGTGTCACCACAGACGCCTGCAG GTGGCACTGAGCTCCTGGCCCTGTCTGCCAAAGGCCGCCTGATGACCTGCAGTCTGGACCTGAAATCTGAAGTGCCGGGTTCTGCCAGAATGACCGTGGCAAATGCAGGCCAGAAAATCAAGGAGCTGCTCTTGGACATCGGTGATGTCTCTGAGAG AGTGTCCTTTCTGAAGAAGGCAGTTGACCAAAGGAACAAGGCCCTGACAAGCCTCAATGAGGCCATGAACGTGAGCTGTGCCCTGCTGTCCAGCCGGGAGGGCACCCGGCCCATCTCGTGTACCACTACCATCACCTGGAGCCGCCTGGAGCTGCGGGACACGCTGCTGGCCACCTGCCTGTTAGAGAATGGTAGTGGCTTCACCCTGGACCAGGGCTGGACCTTGTGCATTCAGGTGCTCACCAGTTCCTCCGCCTTGAACCTGGATGCTGCTGGCTCGGCCATTACCTATACCATCCCAGTGGACAGGCTCAGCTCTGGCAGTCGGCGGGAGGTGACGCTACCCCTGGGCCCTAACGAGAGTGGCGTGCTCGACCTGCCGGTGACTGTGTCCTGCTCGCTCTTCTACAGCCTCAGGGAGGTAGTGGGTGGGGCCCTGGCTCCCTCGGATCCCCTGGAGGACTCATTCTTGGAGGATCATCCCCTCGACCTTCCTGAGCAGGAGGGTGTCTGCCTGCCTCTGAGCAAGCGTACGGTCGACATGCTGCAGTGCCTGCGCTTTCCCAGCCTGGCTTCAGCCCCTGAACAGGCATCCTTCACATCTGGCCCCCCCAGGGACCCCGTGGACACCTTCTTGGAGACCTGCCAGGCCTTGGGCAGTGAGCCGGCCAGCTCTGCCTCTCTGCGGGCCAAGTACCTGCCTCCATCCACAGCCTCCATCAGGGTGTCAGCAGAGCTTCTCAGATCTGCCCTGGAGGATGGTCACTCAG GCTCCCCCCTGTGTAGTGCCACCCTGCAATGGCTCCTCGCAGAGAATGCTGCTGTGGACATCGTGAGGGCCCAGGAGCTGTCTTCCATCCAGGGAGTGGCCCCTGATGGCACTGACATTCATCTCATTGTCCGTGAG GTGGCTGTGACTGACCTGAGCCCTGCAGGCCCCATCCAGGCTGTGGAGATCCAAGTGGAGAGCTCCTCCTTGGCTGACATATGCAGGGCTCACCATGCCATCATCAAGCGCATGAAG ACAATGGTCACAGAGCATGCAGCCCATGGTTCCAGCCCGCCTGATCTCCGCATGCAGTATCTCCACCAGATCCATGCCAACCACGAG GCACTGCTCCGTGAGGTACAGACATTGCGTGACCGGCTGTGCACAGGGGATGAGGAGAACTCCTGTGCTGCAGCCCAGAGGCTCCTGCAGGTGTACAAGCAGCTGCGCAACCCCAGCCTTGTCCTACTGTGA
- the Faap100 gene encoding Fanconi anemia core complex-associated protein 100 isoform X5, whose translation MACGASRVHYLEGFCCPVGGLAAGKPRVLCHEEKVFLSTGREFVYVYDLEGGLLTAVYQFPDQVWHLQLLAPRSALYVLCARRGIYCLSLDPPSRRSWSQASEDREDGDLPYPVICVDPDACVLPDAALCAFTVLDDVLVTLRQGPTQWKMQLFERPCLGEEPQPGGQLGEVELSTCTPPAGIPEKPEVPHFLPVLCCMSPPGSQAPRSRPQGCGYFTLEEVLFGLLFGADATLLQSPVILCGLPDGQLCCVVLKALVTSRSAPGDPKALVKILHHLEEPVVFIGAVRTELRAQEAAEGEVLPDEDVYSNCLVALGHHGRTLAIKASWNESGNVVPELREYCLPGPVLCAVCGGDGHMYHSTPSDLCMVDLTQGSTPWGPEKPDGTLGSLPSVLYPASLSICSVVTLCVSPQTPAGGTELLALSAKGRLMTCSLDLKSEVPGSARMTVANAGQKIKELLLDIGDVSERVSFLKKAVDQRNKALTSLNEAMNVSCALLSSREGTRPISCTTTITWSRLELRDTLLATCLLENGSGFTLDQGWTLCIQVLTSSSALNLDAAGSAITYTIPVDRLSSGSRREVTLPLGPNESGVLDLPVTVSCSLFYSLREVVGGALAPSDPLEDSFLEDHPLDLPEQEGVCLPLSKRTVDMLQCLRFPSLASAPEQASFTSGPPRDPVDTFLETCQALGSEPASSASLRAKYLPPSTASIRVSAELLRSALEDGHSE comes from the exons ATGGCGTGCGGGGCTTCGCGCGTGCACTACCTGGAGGGCTTCTGTTGCCCAGTAGGGGGCCTAGCGGCGGGTAAGCCTCGCGTGCTATGCCACGAAGAGAAGGTCTTCCTGTCCACCGGGCGCGAGTTCGTCTACGTGTACGACCTGGAAGGCGGGCTGCTGACC GCGGTGTACCAGTTCCCCGACCAGGTGTGGCATCTGCAGCTCCTGGCCCCGCGTAGTGCACTCTATGTCCTGTGTGCACGCAGAGGCATCTACTGCCTGTCGCTGGACCCTCCGAGCAG AAGGTCTTGGAGCCAGGCTTCTGAGGACCGAGAGGATGGGGACCTCCCTTACCCTGTGATCTGTGTGGACCCAGATGCCTGTGTCCTTCCTGATGCTGCACTCTGTGCCTTCACTGTGCTTGATGATGTGCTGGTCACCCTGCGGCAGGGCCCCACCCAGTGGAAAATGCAGCTGTTTGAGCGCCCCTGTCTAGGGGAGGAGCCCCAGCCGGGAGGCCAGTTGGGTGAGGTGGAGTTGTCAACCTGCACCCCCCCAGCTGGGATTCCAGAGAAGCCTGAAGTCCCCCATTTCCTGCCAGTGTTGTGCTGCATGTCCCCGCCTGGCTCCCAAGCACCTCGCAGCCGCCCCCAGGGCTGTGGGTACTTCACGTTAGAGGAGGTTCTCTTTGGTCTACTCTTTGGAGCTGATGCCACCCTCTTGCAGTCACCTGTGATCCTGTGTGGTCTCCCTGATGGTCAGCTTTGCTGTGTGGTCCTGAAGGCCTTGGTCACCTCCAGATCAGCCCCTGGTGACCCCAAAGCCCTGGTCAAGATCCTCCATCACCTGGAGGAGCCCGTGGTCTTCATTGGGGCGGTGAGGACAGAGCTACGAGCCCAGGAAGCTGCAGAAGGAGAGGTGCTACCTGATGAGGATGTTTACTCCAACTGCTTGGTAGCCCTTGGTCACCACGGCCGGACACTGGCCATCAAGGCCAGCTGGAACGAATCAGGGAATGTGGTGCCCGAGCTTCGAGAGTACTGCCTCCCAGGGCCTGTGCTCTGTGCCGTCTGCGGTGGGGATGGCCACATGTACCACAGCACACCCTCAGACCTCTGCATGGTAGACCTGACTCAGGGAAGCACCCCCTGGGGTCCAGAGAAACCTGATGGGACCCTGGGGAGCCTGCCCTCCGTGCTGTACCCAGCCAGCTTGAGCATCTGCAGTGTTGTCACACTGTGTGTGTCACCACAGACGCCTGCAG GTGGCACTGAGCTCCTGGCCCTGTCTGCCAAAGGCCGCCTGATGACCTGCAGTCTGGACCTGAAATCTGAAGTGCCGGGTTCTGCCAGAATGACCGTGGCAAATGCAGGCCAGAAAATCAAGGAGCTGCTCTTGGACATCGGTGATGTCTCTGAGAG AGTGTCCTTTCTGAAGAAGGCAGTTGACCAAAGGAACAAGGCCCTGACAAGCCTCAATGAGGCCATGAACGTGAGCTGTGCCCTGCTGTCCAGCCGGGAGGGCACCCGGCCCATCTCGTGTACCACTACCATCACCTGGAGCCGCCTGGAGCTGCGGGACACGCTGCTGGCCACCTGCCTGTTAGAGAATGGTAGTGGCTTCACCCTGGACCAGGGCTGGACCTTGTGCATTCAGGTGCTCACCAGTTCCTCCGCCTTGAACCTGGATGCTGCTGGCTCGGCCATTACCTATACCATCCCAGTGGACAGGCTCAGCTCTGGCAGTCGGCGGGAGGTGACGCTACCCCTGGGCCCTAACGAGAGTGGCGTGCTCGACCTGCCGGTGACTGTGTCCTGCTCGCTCTTCTACAGCCTCAGGGAGGTAGTGGGTGGGGCCCTGGCTCCCTCGGATCCCCTGGAGGACTCATTCTTGGAGGATCATCCCCTCGACCTTCCTGAGCAGGAGGGTGTCTGCCTGCCTCTGAGCAAGCGTACGGTCGACATGCTGCAGTGCCTGCGCTTTCCCAGCCTGGCTTCAGCCCCTGAACAGGCATCCTTCACATCTGGCCCCCCCAGGGACCCCGTGGACACCTTCTTGGAGACCTGCCAGGCCTTGGGCAGTGAGCCGGCCAGCTCTGCCTCTCTGCGGGCCAAGTACCTGCCTCCATCCACAGCCTCCATCAGGGTGTCAGCAGAGCTTCTCAGATCTGCCCTGGAGGATGGTCACTCAG AGTAA
- the Faap100 gene encoding Fanconi anemia core complex-associated protein 100 isoform X2 — MACGASRVHYLEGFCCPVGGLAAGKPRVLCHEEKVFLSTGREFVYVYDLEGGLLTAVYQFPDQVWHLQLLAPRSALYVLCARRGIYCLSLDPPSRSWSQASEDREDGDLPYPVICVDPDACVLPDAALCAFTVLDDVLVTLRQGPTQWKMQLFERPCLGEEPQPGGQLGEVELSTCTPPAGIPEKPEVPHFLPVLCCMSPPGSQAPRSRPQGCGYFTLEEVLFGLLFGADATLLQSPVILCGLPDGQLCCVVLKALVTSRSAPGDPKALVKILHHLEEPVVFIGAVRTELRAQEAAEGEVLPDEDVYSNCLVALGHHGRTLAIKASWNESGNVVPELREYCLPGPVLCAVCGGDGHMYHSTPSDLCMVDLTQGSTPWGPEKPDGTLGSLPSVLYPASLSICSVVTLCVSPQTPAGGTELLALSAKGRLMTCSLDLKSEVPGSARMTVANAGQKIKELLLDIGDVSERVSFLKKAVDQRNKALTSLNEAMNVSCALLSSREGTRPISCTTTITWSRLELRDTLLATCLLENGSGFTLDQGWTLCIQVLTSSSALNLDAAGSAITYTIPVDRLSSGSRREVTLPLGPNESGVLDLPVTVSCSLFYSLREVVGGALAPSDPLEDSFLEDHPLDLPEQEGVCLPLSKRTVDMLQCLRFPSLASAPEQASFTSGPPRDPVDTFLETCQALGSEPASSASLRAKYLPPSTASIRVSAELLRSALEDGHSGSPLCSATLQWLLAENAAVDIVRAQELSSIQGVAPDGTDIHLIVREVAVTDLSPAGPIQAVEIQVESSSLADICRAHHAIIKRMKTMVTEHAAHGSSPPDLRMQYLHQIHANHEALLREVQTLRDRLCTGDEENSCAAAQRLLQVYKQLRNPSLVLL, encoded by the exons ATGGCGTGCGGGGCTTCGCGCGTGCACTACCTGGAGGGCTTCTGTTGCCCAGTAGGGGGCCTAGCGGCGGGTAAGCCTCGCGTGCTATGCCACGAAGAGAAGGTCTTCCTGTCCACCGGGCGCGAGTTCGTCTACGTGTACGACCTGGAAGGCGGGCTGCTGACC GCGGTGTACCAGTTCCCCGACCAGGTGTGGCATCTGCAGCTCCTGGCCCCGCGTAGTGCACTCTATGTCCTGTGTGCACGCAGAGGCATCTACTGCCTGTCGCTGGACCCTCCGAGCAG GTCTTGGAGCCAGGCTTCTGAGGACCGAGAGGATGGGGACCTCCCTTACCCTGTGATCTGTGTGGACCCAGATGCCTGTGTCCTTCCTGATGCTGCACTCTGTGCCTTCACTGTGCTTGATGATGTGCTGGTCACCCTGCGGCAGGGCCCCACCCAGTGGAAAATGCAGCTGTTTGAGCGCCCCTGTCTAGGGGAGGAGCCCCAGCCGGGAGGCCAGTTGGGTGAGGTGGAGTTGTCAACCTGCACCCCCCCAGCTGGGATTCCAGAGAAGCCTGAAGTCCCCCATTTCCTGCCAGTGTTGTGCTGCATGTCCCCGCCTGGCTCCCAAGCACCTCGCAGCCGCCCCCAGGGCTGTGGGTACTTCACGTTAGAGGAGGTTCTCTTTGGTCTACTCTTTGGAGCTGATGCCACCCTCTTGCAGTCACCTGTGATCCTGTGTGGTCTCCCTGATGGTCAGCTTTGCTGTGTGGTCCTGAAGGCCTTGGTCACCTCCAGATCAGCCCCTGGTGACCCCAAAGCCCTGGTCAAGATCCTCCATCACCTGGAGGAGCCCGTGGTCTTCATTGGGGCGGTGAGGACAGAGCTACGAGCCCAGGAAGCTGCAGAAGGAGAGGTGCTACCTGATGAGGATGTTTACTCCAACTGCTTGGTAGCCCTTGGTCACCACGGCCGGACACTGGCCATCAAGGCCAGCTGGAACGAATCAGGGAATGTGGTGCCCGAGCTTCGAGAGTACTGCCTCCCAGGGCCTGTGCTCTGTGCCGTCTGCGGTGGGGATGGCCACATGTACCACAGCACACCCTCAGACCTCTGCATGGTAGACCTGACTCAGGGAAGCACCCCCTGGGGTCCAGAGAAACCTGATGGGACCCTGGGGAGCCTGCCCTCCGTGCTGTACCCAGCCAGCTTGAGCATCTGCAGTGTTGTCACACTGTGTGTGTCACCACAGACGCCTGCAG GTGGCACTGAGCTCCTGGCCCTGTCTGCCAAAGGCCGCCTGATGACCTGCAGTCTGGACCTGAAATCTGAAGTGCCGGGTTCTGCCAGAATGACCGTGGCAAATGCAGGCCAGAAAATCAAGGAGCTGCTCTTGGACATCGGTGATGTCTCTGAGAG AGTGTCCTTTCTGAAGAAGGCAGTTGACCAAAGGAACAAGGCCCTGACAAGCCTCAATGAGGCCATGAACGTGAGCTGTGCCCTGCTGTCCAGCCGGGAGGGCACCCGGCCCATCTCGTGTACCACTACCATCACCTGGAGCCGCCTGGAGCTGCGGGACACGCTGCTGGCCACCTGCCTGTTAGAGAATGGTAGTGGCTTCACCCTGGACCAGGGCTGGACCTTGTGCATTCAGGTGCTCACCAGTTCCTCCGCCTTGAACCTGGATGCTGCTGGCTCGGCCATTACCTATACCATCCCAGTGGACAGGCTCAGCTCTGGCAGTCGGCGGGAGGTGACGCTACCCCTGGGCCCTAACGAGAGTGGCGTGCTCGACCTGCCGGTGACTGTGTCCTGCTCGCTCTTCTACAGCCTCAGGGAGGTAGTGGGTGGGGCCCTGGCTCCCTCGGATCCCCTGGAGGACTCATTCTTGGAGGATCATCCCCTCGACCTTCCTGAGCAGGAGGGTGTCTGCCTGCCTCTGAGCAAGCGTACGGTCGACATGCTGCAGTGCCTGCGCTTTCCCAGCCTGGCTTCAGCCCCTGAACAGGCATCCTTCACATCTGGCCCCCCCAGGGACCCCGTGGACACCTTCTTGGAGACCTGCCAGGCCTTGGGCAGTGAGCCGGCCAGCTCTGCCTCTCTGCGGGCCAAGTACCTGCCTCCATCCACAGCCTCCATCAGGGTGTCAGCAGAGCTTCTCAGATCTGCCCTGGAGGATGGTCACTCAG GCTCCCCCCTGTGTAGTGCCACCCTGCAATGGCTCCTCGCAGAGAATGCTGCTGTGGACATCGTGAGGGCCCAGGAGCTGTCTTCCATCCAGGGAGTGGCCCCTGATGGCACTGACATTCATCTCATTGTCCGTGAG GTGGCTGTGACTGACCTGAGCCCTGCAGGCCCCATCCAGGCTGTGGAGATCCAAGTGGAGAGCTCCTCCTTGGCTGACATATGCAGGGCTCACCATGCCATCATCAAGCGCATGAAG ACAATGGTCACAGAGCATGCAGCCCATGGTTCCAGCCCGCCTGATCTCCGCATGCAGTATCTCCACCAGATCCATGCCAACCACGAG GCACTGCTCCGTGAGGTACAGACATTGCGTGACCGGCTGTGCACAGGGGATGAGGAGAACTCCTGTGCTGCAGCCCAGAGGCTCCTGCAGGTGTACAAGCAGCTGCGCAACCCCAGCCTTGTCCTACTGTGA